Within the Syntrophales bacterium genome, the region GACAGAGTGGGATGTTCTCGTTGACTTCCACGACCACCTTCTTCGCCTTCGTGATGGCCGCCGAGGTGATGGAATTGCACATGCCGAAGTTGAAATACCCTTGCGCATCCATCGGCCTGGCGTTGACAAAGACGTAATCATAATCACGGTACTTCCTGACGATTCTGGGTCCCTGATGGTAGGTCACGGGAATATAGCTGCAGAGCCCCTGCTGATGCAGTCTCCGGCCGACTCCGGACATATGCCAGTCGTCGTAGATGAAATGTTTTCGATGCGGGTCCGCCTCGATAAACTTGGGGACCTTGGTGATGCAGACGCCATTGATCCGCACGTCCGTCAACTCTTCCGCGCGCGCGGCGAGGGCTTCATCGAGCGATTCCGGCCGAAGGGTGAATTCCGCGAAGAAGATTTCATCTCCGGAATGGATCATGGCCGCCACCTCGGCGGCGGTTCTCAGCTTTTCCTGGTACTTTTTTCGGTTCAGTTCTTCCATGGTTCTGGCCTTCCCTCTTCCAATTATTTATTCAAGTGGATGAAGACACAACGGGAGTGTGAGCTTCGGCCACTTGGTGGATTCATGTTCGCGAAAGCGGGGGTACGTCCGATTAAACGTGAATGAAACGTGAGGCTTCCGAAGGCAACGGGATAACTCTTGAAGGAACGGTTGTCGGATTGGGAGTATAGGGACAATGAACCGGACAGTCAATAGGAATCGGGTGCGGGCGGGCATAGGAAGATTTCCCGGCCGCCGCGGAAAAACGTCCGATACAGCCGGGAAGCGGCCGCTACTGCCCGGCTTCCCGATCCGTCATGTTCAGCATGGATTTCAGGTGCCCGACGCCGTATGCGATCAGCTCTCTCACCGCCTCGACCGCGGCCGGCGGGTCCTGGGCGGCGATGGCCTCGACGATCCTGCGATGCAGGGCGGCGACCTGCTTCATGAACGGGGCGTCGATGAAGGACTGGCGCGATATGTTGACGTAGACGTGCTTGAAGGAGTTCAACAGCAGCGGGTAGAAGAGATTGCCCGAGGCCATCGCCGCATGGTGGTGGAAGCGGAAATACAGGCCCGTGGTGGCGGCGACGTCGTTCATATCGATGGCGTCCCATTCCTCCAGGAGTTGATAAAAAGTCTGAAGCTGCTCCTCCGTCCGGTTCAGCGCCGCGAGACGGACCGTCTCGGACTCGAACAGGATGCGCATCTCCACCATGCTGTCCAGGAGCTTCGTCTCGAGGGTTCCCGAGTAGTAATTGATCAGCGTGTCGAGTATCGCCAGGGAGCCGTTGGTGCGGTAATCGTTGACCACCGTTCCCGCCCGGGGCTTCATTGTGACCAGTCCCCGCGCCTCCAGCTCCAGCAGGCCCTCGTGGACGACGGGGCGGCTGACGCCGAGAGCCTCCGCCAGTTCGCGCTCGGACAGCAGCTTCTGCCCCGCCTCGAGCTTGCCGGAGAGGATCAGCGACTCGAAGTGCTCGATGAACACCTCTTTCAGGCTCTTGGC harbors:
- a CDS encoding FadR/GntR family transcriptional regulator, encoding MKKLLAPIRAKSLKEVFIEHFESLILSGKLEAGQKLLSERELAEALGVSRPVVHEGLLELEARGLVTMKPRAGTVVNDYRTNGSLAILDTLINYYSGTLETKLLDSMVEMRILFESETVRLAALNRTEEQLQTFYQLLEEWDAIDMNDVAATTGLYFRFHHHAAMASGNLFYPLLLNSFKHVYVNISRQSFIDAPFMKQVAALHRRIVEAIAAQDPPAAVEAVRELIAYGVGHLKSMLNMTDREAGQ